Proteins co-encoded in one Halorussus vallis genomic window:
- a CDS encoding universal stress protein produces MGEDGSRAGGEDGPCVAVAVGNPDHVEQLVRTALDVARARDGSVFVVGVVVTPRSSPFALMTDEVIAREFGGERRAILERAMEAAAGTDVPVGGRLFVAPSVWRGVLHGIEERDCEALVVGWQERSREAAVLGTNVDRIVSRADADVLVEKIGATVGTVKTVRFPVAESPHADLAAEVARAIAVSNDADLHLLRVADSPGEEGRAREMLGEFAERFPGLSVETTVRVGGVADVVVAESSPNDVTVLGATRTGRIRSRVVGDTPHEVSRRAEGSVVVARRNRGSRLPRLFRL; encoded by the coding sequence ATGGGCGAGGACGGGTCTCGCGCGGGGGGTGAGGACGGACCCTGCGTTGCGGTGGCGGTGGGCAACCCCGACCACGTCGAGCAACTGGTGCGGACCGCCCTCGACGTGGCCCGCGCCCGCGACGGGTCGGTGTTCGTGGTCGGCGTCGTCGTCACGCCCCGGAGTTCGCCGTTCGCGCTAATGACCGACGAGGTCATCGCCCGGGAGTTCGGCGGCGAGCGCCGGGCCATCCTCGAACGTGCGATGGAGGCCGCCGCCGGCACTGACGTGCCGGTCGGCGGCCGCCTGTTCGTCGCGCCGTCGGTGTGGCGAGGAGTCCTCCACGGTATCGAGGAGCGCGACTGCGAGGCGCTGGTCGTCGGCTGGCAGGAACGCTCGCGCGAGGCCGCGGTGCTCGGGACGAACGTCGACCGCATCGTGAGTCGCGCCGACGCCGACGTGCTGGTCGAGAAGATCGGCGCGACCGTCGGGACCGTCAAGACGGTCCGGTTCCCGGTGGCCGAGAGTCCCCACGCCGACCTGGCGGCGGAGGTCGCGCGAGCCATCGCGGTTTCGAACGACGCGGACCTCCACCTCCTGCGGGTGGCCGACTCGCCAGGCGAGGAGGGCCGCGCCCGGGAGATGCTCGGCGAGTTCGCCGAGCGATTTCCGGGGCTGTCGGTCGAGACGACCGTCAGGGTCGGGGGCGTCGCGGACGTCGTCGTCGCCGAGTCGAGTCCGAACGACGTGACCGTCCTCGGCGCGACCCGCACGGGGCGCATCCGGAGTCGCGTGGTGGGCGACACGCCCCACGAGGTTTCGCGGCGCGCCGAGGGGAGCGTCGTCGTGGCGCGGCGCAACCGTGGGTCGAGACTGCCGCGGCTGTTTCGGCTGTAG
- a CDS encoding glutamate-cysteine ligase family protein: MKMGLEVEYWVVDETGALCAAAELVDAHERVVQEFVAPLLEVQTPPAERTSAIESSLRETLGAVLDVAEENGKHLVPLGTPLAAETVPIVTERGRVLERIFGERLEPAKNCAGTHVHFDRGDVVRQLNLLTALDPALVSSSPYYRGRRVANDARTHVYRNRADYELDHHRDLWEYATSVADWEARVRARYEEFRTVATGQGVSVETFEEHFRPDDAVLTPVRLRAQSPTVEWRSPDSALPSQVLRLLDDVARLVRRVERTPVEIGDPAVTSEHVRVPEFGDLQRIVNEAIARGVDSPRVAEYLETMTFDLGRYRPISRDIDGLDEIGDDDARELRLRYAEKLRTDVAGLRS; the protein is encoded by the coding sequence ATGAAGATGGGACTCGAAGTGGAGTACTGGGTCGTCGACGAAACCGGCGCCCTCTGTGCCGCCGCGGAGCTAGTCGACGCTCACGAGCGCGTCGTCCAGGAGTTCGTCGCTCCGCTGCTCGAAGTGCAGACGCCGCCGGCGGAGCGCACGTCGGCGATAGAGTCGTCGCTCCGCGAAACGCTCGGTGCGGTTCTGGACGTCGCCGAAGAGAACGGAAAACACCTCGTCCCGCTGGGCACGCCGCTCGCGGCGGAGACGGTTCCGATAGTCACCGAACGCGGGAGAGTGCTGGAACGGATCTTCGGCGAGCGCCTCGAACCCGCGAAGAACTGCGCCGGGACGCACGTTCACTTCGACAGGGGCGACGTCGTCCGCCAGTTGAACCTCCTCACGGCGCTCGACCCGGCGCTGGTGAGTTCCTCGCCGTACTACCGAGGACGGCGGGTGGCGAACGACGCTCGGACGCACGTGTACCGCAACCGCGCCGACTACGAACTGGACCACCACCGCGACCTCTGGGAGTACGCCACGTCCGTCGCCGACTGGGAGGCGCGCGTGCGAGCGCGTTACGAAGAGTTCCGGACGGTGGCGACCGGACAGGGAGTCTCGGTCGAGACGTTCGAGGAGCACTTCCGACCCGACGACGCCGTGCTGACGCCGGTCCGCCTCCGGGCGCAGTCGCCCACCGTGGAGTGGCGCTCGCCCGACTCGGCGCTCCCCAGCCAGGTCCTCCGACTGCTCGACGACGTGGCGCGACTCGTTCGGCGAGTCGAGCGGACGCCCGTCGAAATCGGCGACCCGGCGGTCACGTCCGAGCACGTCCGGGTCCCGGAGTTCGGCGACCTCCAGCGGATCGTGAACGAGGCGATCGCGCGCGGTGTCGACTCGCCGCGCGTGGCCGAGTACCTCGAGACCATGACGTTCGACCTCGGGCGGTACCGTCCGATTTCGAGAGACATCGACGGACTCGACGAGATCGGCGACGACGACGCTCGGGAGCTTCGGCTCCGGTACGCCGAGAAGTTGCGCACCGACGTCGCCGGACTGCGTTCGTGA
- the upp gene encoding uracil phosphoribosyltransferase has protein sequence MTIEDRGDAKLLTHALAQDTLSKIRDVETEQVGFRKGLVKLGRICGYEIIDGAMETEYVEIETPLTETTGECVKGLDDVVIINVLRAATPFVEGLLKAFPRAKQGVISAGRDEEAGMNDDGEFPITIDYVKLPEMTEDDTVIVADPMLATGSTMCAVMDRITEEQPNPEHLFVLSAVSAPDGLLRVGEQFPEADLLTVAIDDHLNDEGFIVPGLGDAGDRAFRTK, from the coding sequence ATGACCATCGAAGACCGCGGGGACGCCAAACTCCTCACCCACGCGCTCGCACAGGACACGCTCTCGAAGATTCGGGACGTCGAAACCGAACAGGTCGGCTTCCGGAAGGGCCTGGTCAAACTCGGCCGCATCTGCGGCTACGAGATCATCGACGGCGCGATGGAGACCGAGTACGTCGAGATAGAGACGCCGCTAACCGAGACCACCGGCGAGTGCGTCAAGGGACTCGACGACGTGGTCATCATCAACGTCCTTCGGGCCGCGACCCCGTTCGTCGAGGGTCTGCTCAAGGCGTTCCCCCGCGCCAAGCAGGGGGTCATCTCGGCCGGCCGCGACGAGGAGGCCGGCATGAACGACGACGGCGAGTTCCCCATCACCATCGACTACGTGAAACTCCCCGAGATGACCGAGGACGACACCGTCATCGTCGCCGACCCGATGCTCGCCACCGGGTCGACGATGTGCGCCGTGATGGACCGCATCACCGAAGAACAGCCGAACCCCGAGCACCTGTTCGTCCTCTCGGCGGTCAGCGCCCCCGACGGACTGCTCCGGGTCGGCGAGCAGTTCCCCGAGGCCGACCTGCTGACGGTCGCCATCGACGACCACCTCAACGACGAGGGGTTCATCGTGCCCGGCCTCGGCGACGCCGGCGACCGCGCGTTCCGGACGAAGTAA